The Synchiropus splendidus isolate RoL2022-P1 chromosome 11, RoL_Sspl_1.0, whole genome shotgun sequence genome contains a region encoding:
- the LOC128767051 gene encoding protein Wnt-8a-like — MGPLDLLTAMLPYLTCQIYFASAWTANNFLMTGPKAFLTYAGSVQMGAQSGIHECKHQFAWDKWNCPESTLQLSTLSSLRSATRETSFMHAISAAGVMHTLTKNCSMGDFDNCGCDDSRIGQTGGKGWIWGGCSDNAAFGEKISKQFVDALEDGHDYRAAVNLHNNEAGRLAIKATMRKACKCHGVSGSCSIQTCWMQLADFREVGNYLKIKYAQAKKMETDKKPLRAANSADNRGAIAIRGIPRTELIYLEDSPNYCIKNQSMGYMGTEGRECVKGGKRIPEKERKSCRKLCHDCGLKVVEKRIQVVSSCNCKFHWCCTVKCDKCTQVVTKYYCARRDAGKSSHNKTKRKHRRAHSRR, encoded by the exons ATGGGACCCCTGGATCTCCTCACAGCGATGCTGCCATATCTGACATGTCAGATTTACTTTGCATCAGCCTG GACTGCGAACAACTTCCTCATGACAGGACCTAAG GCTTTTTTGACTTACGCGGGCAGCGTGCAAATGGGAGCGCAGAGTGGGATACACGAGTGCAAACACCAGTTTGCGTGGGATAAGTGGAACTGTCCGGAGAGCACGCTTCAGTTGTCAACACTAAGCAGCCTGCGCAGCG cgACAAGAGAGACATCGTTCATGCACGCCATCAGCGCGGCTGGAGTGATGCACACGCTCACGAAGAACTGCAGCATGGGAGACTTTGACAACTGCGGATGCGATGACTCCAGAATCGGACAGACAG GAGGCAAAGGTTGGATCTGGGGTGGATGCAGTGACAACGCGGCTTTTGGGGAGAAGATATCTAAACAATTTGTGGACGCGCTGGAGGATGGACATGACTACCGGGCGGCGGTCAACCTGCACAACAACGAGGCCGGTCGACTG GCCATCAAGGCTACCATGAGAAAGGCCTGCAAGTGTCACGGAGTGTCTGGAAGCTGCAGCATTCAAACCTGCTGGATGCAACTGGCGGACTTCAGGGAAGTTGGCAACTACCTGAAGATCAAATACGCACAAGCCAAGAAGATGGAGACGGACAAGAAACCGCTGAGAGCCGCAAACAGCGCGGACAACAGAGGAGCCATCGCCATCCGAGGCATCCCGCGCACGGAGCTCATCTACCTGGAGGACTCCCCAAACTACTGCATCAAAAACCAGAGCATGGGGTATATGGGCACTGAGGGCCGCGAGTGCGTCAAGGGCGGCAAAAGAATTCCTGAGAAAGAGCGCAAAAGCTGCCGCAAACTGTGCCACGACTGCGGCCTGAAGGTGGTGGAGAAGCGCATCCAGGTCGTCAGCAGCTGCAACTGCAAGTTCCACTGGTGCTGCACGGTCAAGTGCGACAAATGCACGCAGGTCGTCACCAAGTATTACTGCGCGCGGAGGGACGCCGGAAAAAGCTCGCACAACAAGACAAAGCGCAAGCATCGCCGTGCGCACAGCAGGCGCTAA